A single Heterodontus francisci isolate sHetFra1 chromosome 11, sHetFra1.hap1, whole genome shotgun sequence DNA region contains:
- the LOC137375011 gene encoding probable G-protein coupled receptor 148, which yields MTLLNADCTFQFHVNDSATELLNSTNASSTIAGVYLQWLQALMQARSRLIIIPGAICFFASLVASPLILLAIFTSSSLRQESRYLLLSNTLVSDLIYLVLNFCIQLCNISQLSSPKLVCELLLFTLTTTSCCGIMTVTAMVIDTYLAVNWPLRYTLLFPGSRAVRLVIFIWIFVALPQLIVTIVMLTTQQSPFCELALCEVDYIFLIVPNGAALTHLFYGMIIALLLSCVCLLLSCYFMLYWKTRNSGIWRGFYSRARLTFLMHSVVFAFYFCSMFLLVVERILYNCGMVKFEMAIFIARTMSNIIMMAPKALAPYLYGMRYRELAKVIKSFFFLKDVNQVQPIR from the coding sequence ATGACTCTACTCAATGCTGactgtacttttcaattccacgtcAATGACTCAGCAACAGAGCTTCTAAACTCCACAAATGCCTCCAGCACAATTGCTGGAGTATACTTGCAATGGCTTCAGGCTTTGATGCAGGCTCGAAGCAGACTCATCATCATCCCTGGAGCAATCTGCTTCTTTGCATCTTTGGTAGCCAGTCCGCTGATCCTGCTAGCTATTTTTACCAGCAGCAGTCTCCGCCAAGAATCCAGATACCTGCTGCTCAGCAACACCTTGGTCAGTGACTTAATTTACTTGGTGCTAAACTTCTGCATCCAGCTTTGTAACATTTCCCAGCTGAGCTCTCCCAAGTTGGTGTGTGAATTGTTGCTTTTTACTCTAACAACTACAAGCTGCTGTGGGATAATGACAGTCACAGCCATGGTAATAGATACCTACTTAGCTGTAAACTGGCCTCTGCGTTATACCCTACTGTTTCCTGGCTCCAGGGCTGTTAGACTGGTCATCTTTATATGGATTTTCGTTGCTTTGCCGCAGCTCATCGTCACCATAGTAATGCTAACAACCCAACAGTCTCCATTTTGTGAGTTGGCATTATGTGAGGTAGACTACATTTTCCTGATAGTCCCAAATGGTGCAGCCCTCACCCACCTCTTTTATGGCATGATCATTGCTCTGTTGCTGTCATGTGTATGTTTGCTGCTGAGCTGTTACTTCATGTTGTACTGGAAGACAAGGAATTCCGGGATATGGCGTGGCTTTTATTCCAGGGCGAGACTTACATTTCTAATGCACTCTGTTGTCTTTGCGTTTTACTTTTGTTCAATGTTTCTGCTGGTAGTGGAAAGGATTTTATATAATTGCGGCATGGTCAAGTTCGAGATGGCCATTTTCATAGCTCGGACCATGTCTAATATAATAATGATGGCACCAAAGGCCCTGGCTCCCTATCTGTACGGAATGCGGTACAGAGAATTAGCAAAGGTTatcaaatctttcttttttttaaaagatgtcAATCAGGTGCAACCCATACGTTAA